The following are encoded together in the Geobacter sulfurreducens PCA genome:
- a CDS encoding alpha-amylase family glycosyl hydrolase has protein sequence MTGTKRRELYFPFELHVSGRAWQRLDLETAAKGLPPSGGRILFLRRIAERLDVASEAKGRQVFAGALNLYTLLLRALRGMVALYDEKGLPGALLSSLGTAGAVCGEDAVETVERSFVGLFPPAAVLLGGESPDRFLDVAAYREQRRCHVATELLLLRVASENRATDTFRHLFDDGELAAVSPYRRVMEAVEGTLGALPHVPGLGLTLPELLRAPLKAAPDSLEGQLSFVREQWGTFLPSELVEDIAIAFGILEEETRARWGGAGPPQVLRFGPGAGFSGPDDHYPEPERFSPDVDWMPNVVLIAKMVYVWLGQLSRWYGREITRLDQVPDAELDKLASWGVTGLWLIGIWERSSASRAIKHRSGNVDAIASAYSLFDYRIADDLGGWDALHDLKERALRRGIRLASDMVPNHTGIYSKWIVEHPDWFIQLDHPPYPTYRFTGPDLSGSPEVSVHIEDGYWDRTDAAVVFKMYDHRDGSTRYVYHGNDGTSTPWNDTAQLDYLKPEVREAVIRTILHVAHNFPIIRFDAAMTLAKRHYQRLWFPQPGHSGVPSRAEHGMTRAAFDAAMPEEFWRQVVDRVAAEAPDTLLLAEAFWLMEGYFVRTLGMHRVYNSAFMNMLKMEENAKYRQTIKNVLAYDHRILQRFVNFMNNPDERTAVEQFGKEGKYFGAAVLLVTMPGLPMLGHGQVEGFHEKYGMEYRRAYWDEPVDEHLVSGHERWIFPLMRRRPLFSGSGNFVLYDFFVNGAVNEDVFAYSNRRGDDRALVVFHNRFAATSGWIRSSCAKVANPETGDTAPVQTDLGTALGFNDDGRHYYAFRDHAAGLEYLRNGRELCREGLFVSLEPYEFHVFLDFREIRDDDFGTWGHLCHRLSGGGAPSIDEEVKLVRHGTLVARFVDLWDEPAVLDILASPGSVTAARRKVTAAFREKLVAFLTELARETGASGEVGTVADTIMARLALRVTLGAVKPGKTDEHGPGTCAAPGDASLDRLIRGCLAVVGEAGRLASAEGYRARSAEWFVTLGLRRALANILRAACDSGDSEASRADWAVLLVEVLLGLGEEGLDTPEALDRCLAGLFADREAARLLGVHRSGGIDWFVQERFEALVGWILSLAGRDAAVSKQTGWHAGYRTMRAREVARLTAMARTAGYRVDLMRAALLETTERKRPRASKKPVSAPKPCGNR, from the coding sequence ATGACCGGAACGAAACGTAGAGAACTCTATTTCCCCTTTGAACTGCACGTGTCCGGCCGGGCGTGGCAACGCCTCGACCTGGAAACGGCAGCCAAGGGGCTTCCGCCATCAGGGGGGCGCATTCTGTTCCTGCGCCGGATCGCAGAGCGTCTTGATGTCGCTTCTGAAGCGAAGGGGCGGCAGGTCTTCGCCGGAGCCCTTAACCTCTATACGCTCTTGCTTCGGGCGTTGCGCGGCATGGTCGCCCTCTACGATGAAAAGGGACTGCCGGGAGCGCTCCTGTCGTCACTGGGAACGGCCGGCGCCGTCTGCGGCGAAGACGCTGTCGAGACGGTTGAGCGGAGTTTCGTGGGGCTTTTCCCTCCTGCCGCGGTGCTTCTCGGCGGAGAGAGTCCTGATCGCTTTCTGGACGTTGCCGCATACCGCGAACAGCGGCGTTGCCATGTGGCGACCGAACTCCTGCTCCTGCGGGTGGCGTCGGAAAACCGGGCGACCGATACCTTCCGCCACCTGTTTGACGACGGCGAGCTGGCAGCCGTTTCTCCCTACCGACGCGTGATGGAAGCGGTCGAGGGCACGCTTGGAGCGCTTCCTCACGTGCCGGGACTCGGTCTGACCCTTCCCGAACTGCTGCGTGCCCCCCTCAAGGCTGCGCCCGACTCCCTGGAGGGGCAACTCTCATTTGTCCGGGAGCAATGGGGGACCTTTCTGCCGTCCGAGCTTGTGGAGGATATCGCCATCGCCTTCGGCATCCTTGAGGAAGAAACCCGCGCACGCTGGGGAGGAGCCGGGCCTCCGCAGGTTCTCAGGTTCGGACCCGGGGCCGGGTTCTCCGGTCCTGACGACCACTATCCGGAGCCCGAGCGGTTCTCCCCCGACGTGGACTGGATGCCGAACGTGGTCCTCATTGCAAAGATGGTCTACGTATGGCTCGGGCAGTTGTCCCGTTGGTACGGCCGCGAGATCACCCGCCTGGACCAGGTTCCCGATGCGGAGCTCGACAAGCTGGCCAGCTGGGGAGTTACGGGACTCTGGCTCATCGGCATATGGGAGCGCTCCAGCGCCTCGCGTGCCATCAAGCACCGCTCCGGCAATGTCGACGCCATCGCATCCGCATATTCACTCTTCGACTATCGGATTGCCGACGACTTGGGCGGATGGGACGCGCTCCACGACCTGAAGGAACGGGCGTTGCGCCGCGGCATCCGCCTCGCCAGCGACATGGTCCCCAACCACACCGGCATCTACTCCAAGTGGATCGTGGAGCACCCTGACTGGTTCATCCAGCTCGACCACCCCCCCTACCCCACGTACCGCTTCACCGGTCCCGATCTCTCCGGTTCCCCCGAGGTGAGCGTTCACATCGAGGACGGCTACTGGGACCGCACCGACGCCGCCGTCGTCTTCAAAATGTACGATCATCGGGATGGGTCCACCCGCTACGTGTACCACGGCAACGACGGCACGAGCACCCCCTGGAACGATACGGCCCAACTGGACTACCTCAAGCCGGAAGTGCGCGAGGCGGTGATCCGGACCATACTCCATGTGGCCCACAACTTCCCCATTATCCGGTTCGACGCGGCCATGACCCTGGCCAAACGCCACTACCAGCGCCTCTGGTTTCCTCAGCCGGGGCACAGCGGAGTCCCCTCACGGGCCGAGCACGGCATGACCAGGGCCGCTTTTGATGCCGCCATGCCCGAGGAGTTCTGGCGTCAGGTGGTGGACCGGGTTGCCGCCGAAGCGCCCGATACCCTGCTGCTGGCCGAGGCCTTCTGGCTGATGGAGGGATACTTCGTCCGGACCCTCGGTATGCACAGGGTATACAACAGCGCCTTCATGAACATGCTCAAGATGGAGGAGAACGCCAAGTACCGCCAGACCATCAAGAATGTACTGGCCTATGATCACCGCATTCTCCAGCGGTTCGTGAACTTCATGAACAACCCCGACGAGCGGACCGCCGTAGAGCAGTTCGGCAAGGAGGGAAAGTACTTCGGTGCCGCAGTGCTGCTGGTCACCATGCCGGGCCTTCCCATGCTCGGCCACGGACAGGTTGAGGGATTCCACGAGAAGTACGGCATGGAGTACCGGCGCGCCTACTGGGACGAGCCGGTGGACGAGCATTTGGTGTCCGGACACGAGCGTTGGATTTTCCCGCTCATGCGCCGTCGCCCCCTTTTCTCCGGGTCGGGCAACTTCGTGCTCTATGACTTTTTCGTGAACGGAGCGGTAAACGAGGATGTGTTCGCCTACTCCAACCGCCGGGGAGACGATCGGGCGCTCGTTGTCTTCCACAACCGGTTTGCCGCCACTTCCGGCTGGATCAGGAGTTCATGCGCCAAGGTCGCCAACCCTGAAACGGGTGACACTGCCCCCGTCCAGACCGATCTGGGGACGGCCCTCGGCTTCAACGACGATGGCCGGCACTACTACGCGTTCCGCGACCACGCGGCGGGACTCGAATACCTGCGAAACGGCCGTGAGCTTTGCAGGGAGGGGCTGTTCGTTTCCCTGGAGCCGTACGAGTTCCATGTGTTCCTCGATTTCAGAGAAATCCGTGATGACGATTTCGGAACCTGGGGTCACCTCTGCCATCGATTGAGTGGAGGTGGGGCGCCAAGCATCGACGAGGAGGTAAAGCTCGTCCGCCATGGTACGCTCGTGGCGCGGTTCGTCGATCTCTGGGACGAGCCGGCGGTGCTTGACATCCTCGCCTCCCCCGGCAGCGTCACTGCAGCGCGCCGGAAGGTGACGGCGGCGTTCCGTGAGAAGCTCGTGGCGTTCCTGACGGAGTTGGCCCGGGAGACAGGGGCGTCAGGCGAGGTGGGGACCGTTGCTGACACGATCATGGCCCGGCTGGCTCTGCGGGTGACGCTGGGCGCAGTCAAGCCGGGAAAGACGGACGAGCATGGCCCCGGCACCTGTGCCGCTCCCGGTGACGCCTCGCTGGACCGATTGATCCGTGGTTGCCTCGCGGTTGTCGGCGAAGCGGGTCGACTCGCCAGCGCTGAAGGCTACCGCGCCCGCTCCGCTGAATGGTTTGTGACCCTGGGGCTGCGGCGAGCTCTGGCCAACATCCTTCGCGCAGCATGCGATAGCGGCGACAGTGAGGCGTCGCGCGCGGATTGGGCTGTCCTTCTGGTCGAAGTGCTCCTGGGTCTGGGAGAGGAAGGCCTTGACACCCCAGAGGCGCTGGATCGCTGCCTGGCGGGACTTTTTGCCGACCGCGAGGCAGCCCGTCTTCTCGGCGTCCACCGTAGCGGGGGTATCGACTGGTTCGTTCAGGAGCGGTTCGAGGCCCTGGTGGGCTGGATTCTGTCCCTCGCAGGCCGGGATGCCGCCGTTTCGAAACAAACGGGCTGGCATGCCGGCTACCGAACGATGCGTGCCCGCGAGGTGGCGCGCCTGACGGCGATGGCGCGCACGGCCGGCTATCGGGTCGATCTCATGCGGGCGGCCCTGCTGGAGACGACGGAGCGCAAACGTCCTCGCGCCAGCAAGAAACCTGTTTCGGCGCCTAAACCTTGTGGCAACCGGTAA
- a CDS encoding zinc-dependent peptidase has product MKIVERNVPFYGRLCVDDQQELLRHVQVFVAEKSFEGCSGIQVTDEIKVTVAALACLLILHRPGDYYPYLSSIVIYPDEYVGQRQRWDEGGVVTEGPEPRVGESWELGTVVLSWKDVVLDAQAPDDGFNVVFHEFAHQLDHEDRLTDYDGFLPNEPEQSPWREILEREYRRLIDDDEAGRWTFLDPYGAESPAEFFAVATESFFEMPGELKARHTGLYELLRSYYRQDPAVWE; this is encoded by the coding sequence TTGAAAATCGTTGAACGCAACGTGCCGTTCTACGGTCGTCTTTGTGTTGACGACCAACAGGAGCTGCTGCGGCATGTGCAGGTATTCGTGGCAGAAAAGAGTTTCGAAGGCTGCAGCGGCATACAGGTAACCGACGAGATAAAGGTTACGGTTGCCGCCCTTGCCTGCCTGCTCATCCTCCATCGACCCGGCGATTACTACCCGTACCTTTCATCGATCGTCATCTACCCCGATGAATACGTCGGCCAGCGGCAGCGCTGGGACGAGGGAGGGGTGGTCACCGAGGGTCCCGAGCCCCGGGTGGGCGAGTCATGGGAGTTGGGGACCGTTGTCCTTTCCTGGAAGGATGTGGTGCTGGACGCCCAGGCACCCGATGACGGGTTCAATGTGGTGTTCCATGAATTCGCTCACCAGCTCGATCACGAGGACCGGCTCACCGATTATGACGGCTTTCTGCCCAATGAACCCGAGCAGTCGCCCTGGCGTGAGATTCTGGAGCGGGAATACCGGCGCCTGATTGACGATGACGAAGCCGGCCGCTGGACGTTTCTCGACCCCTACGGGGCCGAAAGCCCAGCGGAATTTTTCGCAGTGGCGACCGAGAGCTTTTTCGAGATGCCCGGCGAGTTGAAGGCCCGTCATACGGGACTCTACGAATTGTTGCGTTCGTACTACCGCCAGGACCCTGCCGTCTGGGAATAA
- the thiC gene encoding phosphomethylpyrimidine synthase ThiC produces the protein MAMTQLEYARNGIITDKMKEAALAEGVSPEFIKAGIADGTIIICHNNKHHNGRPLAVGTGLRTKVNANIGTSADDTDITKELEKARVAVRHGADAIMDLSTGGPVDEIRRAIIAETNACIGSVPLYQAALDAVRTKKKAIVDMTVDDIFEGIIKHAEDGVDFITVHCGVTRATVERMKNEGRIMDVVSRGGAFTVEWMTYNNAENPLFEHFDRLLDIVKAYDMTLSLGDGFRPGCLADATDRAQIHELILLGELTQRAQDVGVQVMIEGPGHVPLNQIEANILLQKRLCHGAPFYVLGPLVTDIAPGYDHITCAIGGAIAAAAGADFLCYVTPSEHLRLPSVEDVREGVIASRIAAHAADIAKGVKGAMAKDIAMAKCRKKLDWEGQFEQALDPEKARRMRDESGVAEHGACTMCGEFCAYKVMDDAMEKQRTATL, from the coding sequence ATGGCTATGACGCAACTGGAATACGCCCGCAACGGAATCATCACCGACAAGATGAAAGAGGCCGCCCTGGCCGAAGGGGTATCGCCCGAATTCATCAAGGCGGGCATTGCCGACGGGACCATCATCATCTGCCACAACAACAAGCATCACAACGGCCGCCCCCTGGCCGTGGGCACAGGGCTACGGACCAAGGTCAACGCAAACATCGGCACCTCCGCCGACGACACGGATATCACCAAGGAGCTTGAGAAGGCCCGGGTGGCGGTTCGCCACGGTGCCGACGCCATCATGGATCTCTCCACCGGCGGACCGGTGGACGAAATCCGCCGCGCGATCATCGCCGAGACGAATGCCTGCATCGGCAGCGTCCCCCTCTACCAGGCGGCCCTTGATGCGGTCAGGACCAAGAAAAAGGCCATCGTCGACATGACCGTGGACGATATCTTCGAGGGGATCATCAAGCATGCCGAGGACGGAGTCGACTTCATAACCGTCCACTGCGGCGTGACCCGCGCCACGGTCGAGCGCATGAAGAACGAGGGGCGCATCATGGACGTGGTTTCCCGCGGCGGCGCCTTCACCGTGGAGTGGATGACCTACAACAACGCCGAAAACCCTCTCTTCGAGCACTTTGACCGGCTGCTCGACATCGTCAAGGCATATGACATGACCCTGTCGCTGGGGGACGGCTTCCGCCCCGGCTGCCTCGCGGATGCCACTGACCGGGCCCAGATCCACGAGCTGATCCTTCTGGGCGAGCTGACCCAGCGGGCTCAGGACGTCGGGGTTCAGGTCATGATCGAAGGCCCCGGGCACGTGCCGCTCAACCAGATCGAAGCGAACATTCTCCTCCAGAAGCGACTCTGCCACGGCGCTCCCTTTTATGTCCTCGGCCCGCTGGTAACCGATATCGCTCCCGGCTACGACCACATCACCTGCGCGATCGGCGGCGCCATCGCCGCGGCGGCCGGGGCCGACTTCCTCTGCTACGTGACACCGAGCGAGCACCTGCGACTGCCGAGCGTGGAAGACGTCCGCGAAGGGGTCATCGCCTCCCGCATCGCCGCCCATGCCGCCGATATAGCCAAAGGGGTAAAGGGGGCCATGGCTAAGGACATCGCCATGGCTAAATGCCGTAAGAAGCTGGACTGGGAAGGTCAATTCGAACAGGCCCTCGACCCGGAAAAAGCCCGGCGCATGCGCGACGAATCGGGCGTGGCCGAGCACGGCGCCTGCACCATGTGTGGCGAGTTCTGTGCTTACAAGGTGATGGACGACGCCATGGAAAAGCAGCGGACGGCAACCCTCTAG
- the thiD gene encoding bifunctional hydroxymethylpyrimidine kinase/phosphomethylpyrimidine kinase, with protein sequence MASNGHTLRLVINRDKHDSVIRGLYLVTDHDDNLIPRVEAAIDGGARVVQYRNKNQDRESRLALGLELRELCRRRSIPFIVNDDLEMAVSLKADGLHLGQGDGDPREARRVLGPGKIIGVSTHTLSEALEAQAAGVDYIGLGAMFPSRSKEVEHVAGSELLAAIRSSISIPIVAIGGITRDNGASVIDAGADAVAVISAVLSHPDPALAATEIALLFNRRAPFPRGSVLTVAGSDSGGGAGIQADLKTVTLLGSYGSSVLTALTAQNTRGVSGIHGVPPAFVADQLDAVFSDIPVDVVKTGMLFSAETIVAIAAKLTEYRRRMVVVDPVMVAKGGANLIDRGAVSVLKERLFPLAYLVTPNIPEAERLTGANISDEESMREAARRLHRLGARNVLLKGGHLLAGDSVDILFDGAAFHRFVSPRILSKNTHGTGCTFASAIATYLAQGDPLREAIARAKRYITAAIRLAQPLGRGHGPVNHILAAEDVRDR encoded by the coding sequence ATGGCCTCTAACGGTCACACGCTTCGGCTCGTCATAAACCGGGACAAGCACGACTCGGTCATCCGGGGGCTCTACCTGGTGACCGATCACGACGACAACCTCATCCCGCGGGTTGAGGCGGCCATCGACGGCGGCGCCCGAGTGGTCCAGTACCGCAACAAGAATCAGGACCGGGAGAGCCGGCTCGCCCTCGGCCTGGAGCTGCGGGAGCTGTGCCGCAGGCGGAGCATCCCCTTCATCGTGAACGACGACCTGGAGATGGCCGTGAGCCTCAAGGCCGACGGGCTTCACCTGGGCCAGGGTGACGGCGATCCCCGCGAAGCGCGACGCGTTCTCGGCCCCGGCAAGATCATCGGCGTGTCCACCCACACCCTGAGCGAAGCCTTGGAGGCCCAGGCGGCCGGGGTGGACTACATCGGCCTCGGCGCCATGTTCCCCTCCCGGAGTAAGGAGGTCGAGCATGTGGCCGGATCGGAGCTGCTCGCGGCCATCCGGAGTTCCATCAGCATCCCCATTGTCGCCATCGGCGGCATTACCCGCGATAACGGCGCCAGCGTCATTGATGCCGGTGCCGATGCCGTGGCAGTCATATCGGCGGTTCTGTCCCATCCCGATCCGGCCCTGGCGGCCACCGAGATAGCACTGCTCTTCAACCGGCGCGCACCGTTTCCGCGCGGCTCCGTCCTCACCGTGGCCGGCAGCGATTCGGGGGGAGGCGCGGGCATCCAGGCAGACCTGAAAACCGTCACCCTGCTCGGGAGCTATGGCTCGTCGGTCCTCACGGCCCTGACAGCCCAGAACACCCGGGGGGTCAGCGGCATCCACGGCGTACCGCCGGCGTTCGTTGCCGACCAGCTCGACGCGGTCTTCTCCGACATTCCCGTGGATGTGGTCAAGACCGGCATGCTCTTCTCGGCGGAAACCATCGTCGCAATCGCCGCGAAGCTTACCGAGTACCGGCGGCGAATGGTAGTGGTCGATCCCGTTATGGTGGCCAAGGGGGGGGCGAACCTGATCGACCGCGGAGCGGTAAGCGTGCTCAAGGAGCGGCTCTTTCCCCTCGCCTACCTCGTTACCCCCAATATACCCGAGGCCGAGCGGCTCACCGGTGCAAACATCTCCGACGAAGAATCGATGCGGGAGGCGGCCCGCCGCCTGCACCGGCTGGGGGCACGCAACGTTCTTCTCAAGGGCGGCCACCTGCTGGCCGGCGACTCGGTGGACATCCTCTTCGACGGGGCAGCCTTCCACCGCTTCGTCTCACCGCGAATCCTCTCGAAAAACACCCACGGCACCGGCTGTACCTTCGCCTCGGCCATTGCCACCTATCTGGCCCAGGGCGACCCCCTGCGCGAAGCCATCGCCCGGGCCAAACGTTACATCACCGCTGCCATCCGCCTTGCCCAGCCCTTGGGACGCGGACACGGACCGGTCAACCATATCCTCGCCGCGGAGGACGTCAGGGACCGGTGA
- the alr gene encoding alanine racemase, protein MDSRPTIAEVDLAALRHNYDLVVRTIPRGCGILAVVKADAYGHGFMDIARELETLGVTAFGVAFLAEGIQLRKSGIDRPVLILGGVYPGQERKCVGFNLSTALFSLEQARVLDDAAGRLYRRARVHAKIDTGMGRLGIPHEEASAFFSALRELKHLDLEGIISHFASADELDEDGRRYSDLQASRFAAAVAAARHEGFEPRYVHIANSAAAFGMDLPFCNLVRPGIVLYGALPSGDFEGKMALKPIMRLRSSIAMLKWVEPGTSISYARRFTAPDRRLVASIPVGYADGYSRSLTNRGEVVVRGRRAPVVGTVCMDWIMADVTHVSGVTVGDEVTLLGCDQEGNCVRAEELAEWAGTIPYEIFCGISKRVPRVYLNPSIRHR, encoded by the coding sequence ATGGACAGCCGGCCCACCATTGCTGAAGTCGATCTCGCCGCCCTCCGCCACAACTACGACCTTGTCGTCCGTACGATTCCCCGGGGGTGCGGAATCCTGGCGGTAGTCAAGGCCGACGCCTACGGCCACGGTTTCATGGATATCGCCCGCGAGTTGGAGACACTGGGAGTGACTGCCTTCGGCGTTGCCTTTCTGGCCGAGGGAATTCAACTGCGCAAGAGCGGAATCGATCGTCCCGTCCTGATCCTGGGAGGGGTTTATCCCGGCCAGGAACGCAAGTGTGTCGGGTTCAATCTGTCCACGGCCCTGTTCAGCCTGGAGCAGGCGCGGGTTCTGGACGATGCGGCCGGTCGCCTGTATCGCCGGGCCAGGGTCCATGCGAAGATCGATACCGGCATGGGGCGCCTCGGCATCCCCCACGAGGAGGCGTCGGCCTTTTTTAGCGCCCTGCGGGAGTTGAAGCACCTGGACCTGGAGGGGATCATCTCCCACTTCGCCTCCGCCGACGAACTCGACGAGGATGGCCGGCGCTACTCCGATCTCCAGGCGAGCCGGTTTGCCGCGGCGGTCGCGGCGGCCCGCCACGAGGGGTTCGAGCCTCGCTATGTCCATATCGCCAACAGCGCGGCCGCCTTCGGGATGGACCTGCCGTTCTGCAACCTCGTCCGGCCCGGCATCGTCCTCTACGGCGCGCTCCCTTCCGGCGACTTCGAGGGGAAGATGGCGCTCAAGCCCATCATGCGCCTGCGCAGTTCCATCGCCATGCTCAAATGGGTGGAACCGGGCACAAGCATCAGCTACGCCCGCCGCTTCACCGCTCCCGACCGGCGACTCGTGGCCAGTATTCCGGTTGGCTACGCAGACGGCTACAGCCGTTCTCTCACCAACCGTGGGGAGGTTGTCGTGCGCGGCCGGCGCGCTCCGGTCGTGGGCACCGTCTGCATGGACTGGATCATGGCCGACGTGACCCACGTCTCCGGCGTGACCGTTGGCGACGAGGTGACGCTTCTGGGGTGCGACCAGGAGGGAAACTGCGTCCGTGCCGAAGAACTTGCCGAGTGGGCCGGTACCATCCCCTACGAAATTTTCTGCGGCATCAGCAAGCGGGTGCCGCGCGTCTACCTCAACCCGTCGATCAGGCA